TACTCCGGCATCCGTCCCGCGCCCGGCTATCCCGCCTGCCCGGAGCACACCGAGAAGCAGGTCCTCTGGGACCTGCTCGACGTCGAGGCCGCCACCGGCATCGAGCTGACCGAGTCGATGGCCATGTGGCCGGGTGCGTCCGTCAGCGGCTTCTACTTCAGCCACCCTGAGTCGCAGTACTTCGTCGTCGGTCGCCTGGGTCGCGACCAGGTAGCCGACTACGCCGAGCGCAAGGGCTGGACGCTGCCCGAGGCCGAGCGCTGGCTCTCGGCGAACCTCGCGTACGACCCGGAGGACTGAGCGCGTGCTGGTCGGGGGACTTCCGGCAGCGGTGCTGTGGGACATGGACGGCACGCTGGTCGACACCGAGCCGTACTGGATGGAGACCGAGTTCGATCTCGCGGACCGCTTCGGCGGCACCTGGAGCCACGAGCACGGGCTGAATCTTGTCGGCAACGACCTGCTGGAGTCCGGCCGCTACATCCGGGAGCACATGTTCGCCGACCCTGCGTCGGCGGGCGCGAAGCTCGAACCGGCGGAGATCGTCGAGATCCTGCTGGACGGTGTCGTCGCGCGGGTCGAGCAGCAGGTTCCGTGGCGTCCCGGGGCGGTGGAGCTGCTGCTCGCCCTGCGGGAGGCGGATGTGCCGTGCGCACTGGTGACGATGAGCTACCGGCGTTTTGTGGCTCCGATCCTCAAGCACCTGCCTGAGGACACGTTCGCCGAGCTCATCACCGGTGACGTGGTCTCGCGGGGCAAGCCGCACCCGGAGCCCTATCTGAAGGCGGCTGCAGCCCTCGGGGTGTCGCCGGACAAGTGCCTTGCGATCGAGGACTCCAACACAGGCACCCGGTCCGCCGAGGATGCCGGGTGCACCGTGCTCGTCGTGCCCGCGCATGTGCCGGTGCTGCCGGGGGAGCGGCGCGTCTTCCGCGACACGCTGGTCGGGGTCACGCCGCATGACCTCGCCGAGATCCTGATCCGCTGAAGCCCGCGGCTCATCACAGGTCGGTCAGTCGTCGGTGAGGTCGCTGCCGAGGTCGCCAGCCCCCGCGAGCGCCTCGCGGAACATCGGCAGCGGCAGGATCTCGCCACCGAACTCGGGGCAGTGCGCCTGGAACGAGCACCAGTCACACAGGCGGCTCTTGTTGGGCCGCCAGTCGCCGGTCATCTCGGCGCTGCGGATCGCAGCGAAGACAGCGTTGACCTTGCGTTCGGTCGCCAACAGGTCAGCCTCGTCGGGGGAGTAGCTGAGCACCTCGGTGTTGCCGAGGTAGATCAGCTGGAGCAGTGCGGGGATCACGCCGCGCGTCCTCCACCAGACCAGCGCGTAGAACTTCATCTGGAAGAGGGCCTTGCCCTCGAAACGCTCTCCCACCGAGCGCCCGGACTTGTAGTCCACCAGCCTCACGCGACCATCAGGCGCGACATCGACCCGGTCGACGAAGCCACGGAGCAGCAGCTTCGAGTCGAGCAGCGTCTCGACGTACAGCTCTCGCTCGGC
This genomic interval from Nocardioides cavernaquae contains the following:
- a CDS encoding RecB family exonuclease; this translates as MTSSPADRHSTPVDGVDVLGALSPSRAGDFMACPLLYRYRSVDKLPEDPSPAAVRGTVVHKVLEDLFDLPAVERTAEQAQTMVVPSWEALLEAEPELEGMFGDDGPEVGAWLAECRGSLEKYFELEDPSRLEPAERELYVETLLDSKLLLRGFVDRVDVAPDGRVRLVDYKSGRSVGERFEGKALFQMKFYALVWWRTRGVIPALLQLIYLGNTEVLSYSPDEADLLATERKVNAVFAAIRSAEMTGDWRPNKSRLCDWCSFQAHCPEFGGEILPLPMFREALAGAGDLGSDLTDD
- a CDS encoding HAD family hydrolase — translated: MLVGGLPAAVLWDMDGTLVDTEPYWMETEFDLADRFGGTWSHEHGLNLVGNDLLESGRYIREHMFADPASAGAKLEPAEIVEILLDGVVARVEQQVPWRPGAVELLLALREADVPCALVTMSYRRFVAPILKHLPEDTFAELITGDVVSRGKPHPEPYLKAAAALGVSPDKCLAIEDSNTGTRSAEDAGCTVLVVPAHVPVLPGERRVFRDTLVGVTPHDLAEILIR